Proteins encoded within one genomic window of Cytophagales bacterium:
- a CDS encoding DUF6090 family protein: MKRLFKTFAEKWPEYLLEILVITLGILGAYVLNNWNETRKSNRATMQALENVMRDLRQDSVEFQLHEQNSNQLALNLTRTIENVLEGGSDDSLEFYYNRSKGFYFGVVHNSAFKSMNQLGLMPNVRDGRLKLSLMRYFDFTQEFVIEYREFEYKRQQSSVHLIVTDPAIDMNTTTIEDLQLDYQKVREILQQPTNLKRLYDYRGVQRFLVERAKSYRKANADLLTDLRSYLND, from the coding sequence ATGAAGCGCTTATTCAAGACTTTTGCCGAGAAATGGCCAGAATATTTGCTGGAAATTTTGGTGATTACTTTGGGTATTCTGGGCGCTTACGTACTGAACAACTGGAACGAAACCAGAAAGTCTAATCGCGCTACCATGCAAGCGTTGGAAAATGTCATGCGTGACCTAAGGCAAGACTCGGTTGAGTTTCAATTGCATGAACAAAATTCTAACCAACTGGCCCTAAACCTGACCAGGACGATTGAAAACGTACTCGAAGGAGGATCTGATGATTCACTCGAATTTTATTATAACCGTAGTAAGGGATTTTACTTTGGGGTAGTGCACAACAGCGCCTTTAAATCCATGAATCAGCTAGGCTTGATGCCTAATGTTCGGGATGGACGGCTAAAACTGAGCCTGATGAGGTATTTCGATTTTACTCAGGAATTCGTGATTGAATATCGAGAATTTGAGTATAAACGACAACAATCAAGTGTGCACCTCATTGTAACGGACCCTGCAATTGATATGAATACTACGACGATTGAAGACTTACAACTTGATTACCAAAAAGTGAGGGAGATTCTGCAACAGCCCACCAATTTGAAAAGATTGTACGATTACCGCGGTGTTCAGCGCTTTTTGGTTGAAAGAGCCAAGAGCTACAGAAAAGCGAATGCTGACTTATTGACCGATCTAAGATCCTATTTGAACGACTAA
- a CDS encoding TRAP transporter substrate-binding protein translates to MSDQSNRRKFVKDLGLGSVAGLTGLAACAPEKKETLDVPNINFNKTYRWKMTTTWPPNFPVVGEGCQMMAEWVRIMSGGRLDITVYGGGELIPALEGFDAVSNGAVEMNHGAAYYWAGKLPAAQFFAAVPFGMNAQQMGSWILSGGGQELWEELYDPFDLLPILCGNTGVQMGGWFNKEIQTIDDLKGLKMRIPGLGGKVLAKSGGTPLLVSGGEIYTNLERGVIDATEWIGPLHDYKMGFHKVAKYYYYPGWHEPGPVLEMMINKPKFKALPEDLQEILRTACIRLSRWMMAEFDARNGEYLAKLQEEGVTLKVFPKEVLEVLKKNTDEVIADLCEKDPKSRKVYEAFSAFKENVGSWMDVSEKVFFEYLN, encoded by the coding sequence ATGTCGGATCAATCTAATCGAAGAAAGTTTGTCAAAGACCTGGGCTTAGGTTCAGTTGCAGGCCTTACTGGTCTTGCTGCATGTGCGCCAGAGAAAAAGGAAACTTTGGACGTTCCCAACATCAATTTCAATAAAACCTACCGCTGGAAAATGACCACTACCTGGCCACCGAATTTTCCGGTGGTCGGTGAAGGCTGCCAGATGATGGCAGAGTGGGTTCGTATAATGTCGGGAGGTCGTCTGGACATTACGGTTTACGGAGGGGGAGAATTGATCCCAGCTCTGGAAGGGTTTGACGCAGTGAGTAATGGTGCGGTGGAAATGAACCACGGAGCAGCGTATTATTGGGCAGGAAAATTGCCAGCAGCTCAGTTCTTTGCGGCAGTACCCTTCGGGATGAATGCCCAACAAATGGGGTCCTGGATCTTATCCGGTGGCGGTCAGGAATTATGGGAAGAATTATACGATCCCTTCGATTTGCTTCCGATCCTTTGTGGGAATACCGGTGTTCAAATGGGTGGTTGGTTCAACAAGGAAATCCAAACCATCGATGACTTGAAGGGCTTGAAAATGAGAATACCTGGCCTTGGAGGAAAGGTACTGGCCAAATCTGGCGGTACTCCATTACTGGTTTCTGGAGGGGAGATTTATACCAACCTCGAAAGAGGAGTCATTGATGCGACAGAATGGATAGGCCCGCTACACGACTATAAAATGGGCTTCCACAAGGTCGCAAAATACTACTATTATCCAGGTTGGCACGAACCCGGTCCGGTACTGGAAATGATGATCAATAAACCCAAGTTTAAGGCATTGCCTGAAGATTTACAGGAAATATTGAGAACAGCATGTATCAGATTGAGCCGTTGGATGATGGCAGAGTTTGATGCCCGAAATGGAGAATATTTAGCCAAGCTACAGGAGGAAGGAGTGACCCTAAAAGTATTCCCAAAAGAAGTACTTGAAGTGCTCAAGAAAAATACGGATGAGGTCATTGCAGATCTCTGTGAGAAAGACCCCAAGAGTAGAAAGGTTTACGAAGCATTTTCTGCTTTTAAGGAAAATGTTGGTAGCTGGATGGATGTCAGTGAAAAGGTATTCTTCGAATATTTGAATTGA
- the clpB gene encoding ATP-dependent chaperone ClpB: protein MNFNHYTIKSQEALQKATEIAAGNGQQVIETGHILQAILQSDENLIAFIFKKTGATKATMDTKLAEIVSNFPKVSGGQPFLSNQAHAALQKAEQYLKEFGDEFVAVEHIFLGLLAGADQIAQLLKDAGFEEKILIQAIKELRGGDTVTDQNAESKYRSLERYSKNLNELAKVGKIDPVIGRDEEIRRVLQILARRTKNNPMLLGEPGVGKTAIVEGMAQRIVDGDVPENLKTKTIISLDMGLLVAGAKFKGEFEERLKSVIKEVTESEGEIILFIDEIHTLIGAGSGGDGAMDAANLLKPALARGELHAIGATTLNEYQKYIEKDKALERRFQSVTIDEPGVQDAISILRGIKDKYEIHHGVQIKDDAVISAVELSNRYIADRFLPDKAIDLMDEAASKLRIEIDSLPEELDELNRKIMQLEIEREAIRREKDKTKEAELSKEIAEFESSRSELKAKWENEKSVIQGLRQEKENIEAYKLEAEQLEKAGDFGRVAEIRYGKIVDAEKKLEDFKKQLDEIQGSDSLLKEVVDSEDIAEVVAKWTGVPVSKMLQSDREKLLQLEDELGKRVAGQKEAIVAVSDAVRRSRAGLHDPKRPIGSFIFLGTTGVGKTELAKALADYLFNDENAMVRIDMSEYQERHAVSRLIGAPPGYVGYDEGGQLTEAVRRKPYSVILLDEIEKAHPDVFNILLQVLDDGRLTDNKGRLANFKNTIIIMTTNIGSHVIQENFNKMEDWNKDEVVEDTKNAVFDLLKQSVRPEFLNRIDETIMFQPLSTEDLLKIVGIQFKLIQKRLAENGIKIEADDKALAHIGKAGFDPQFGARPLKRLLQREILNELSKEILAGKIAKDSLIGITLNDDQLIEFINLDEVELSTDSSDS, encoded by the coding sequence ATGAATTTTAACCATTACACCATAAAGTCACAGGAGGCCTTGCAAAAGGCAACGGAAATTGCTGCCGGTAATGGACAACAAGTCATTGAAACGGGGCACATCCTGCAGGCGATCCTGCAATCCGATGAAAACCTGATTGCTTTTATTTTCAAAAAGACCGGAGCAACGAAAGCCACAATGGACACAAAACTCGCGGAGATTGTTTCCAACTTTCCAAAAGTTTCAGGAGGGCAGCCATTCTTATCCAATCAGGCACATGCCGCACTTCAGAAAGCTGAACAATACCTGAAGGAATTCGGAGATGAGTTTGTGGCTGTTGAGCATATTTTCCTCGGCCTGTTGGCAGGAGCAGATCAAATCGCTCAGTTATTGAAGGATGCCGGATTTGAAGAAAAAATATTGATCCAGGCCATAAAGGAATTGCGAGGTGGAGATACAGTCACAGATCAAAATGCAGAATCGAAATATCGTTCGCTGGAGCGATATTCAAAGAATTTAAATGAACTGGCCAAGGTGGGGAAAATTGACCCGGTCATAGGCCGTGATGAGGAGATCAGGAGAGTGCTACAGATCCTGGCCCGCCGGACAAAGAATAACCCTATGCTGCTTGGGGAACCCGGAGTGGGCAAGACGGCCATCGTAGAAGGAATGGCCCAACGGATCGTGGACGGAGATGTACCTGAAAACCTCAAGACCAAGACGATTATTTCACTCGACATGGGATTGTTGGTCGCCGGAGCCAAATTCAAAGGCGAATTTGAAGAACGCCTCAAATCGGTGATCAAAGAGGTAACGGAGAGCGAGGGTGAGATAATCTTATTTATAGATGAGATTCACACGTTGATCGGGGCAGGTAGCGGAGGTGATGGCGCCATGGATGCGGCTAACCTGCTAAAACCTGCCCTGGCACGAGGTGAACTACATGCCATTGGTGCAACAACACTCAATGAGTATCAGAAGTACATTGAAAAAGACAAAGCACTTGAGCGTCGTTTTCAGTCAGTGACCATCGATGAACCTGGCGTACAAGACGCAATTTCGATCTTGCGAGGGATCAAGGATAAATATGAGATCCACCACGGAGTACAGATCAAGGATGATGCGGTAATTTCAGCAGTAGAGCTATCCAACAGATATATCGCCGATCGTTTCCTGCCGGATAAGGCAATTGACCTGATGGATGAGGCGGCTTCCAAGTTGAGGATTGAAATTGATTCTTTACCGGAAGAACTGGACGAACTGAATCGAAAGATCATGCAGCTGGAGATCGAGCGGGAAGCCATCCGACGAGAGAAGGATAAAACGAAAGAAGCCGAACTAAGCAAAGAGATTGCGGAATTTGAAAGCTCGCGCAGTGAATTGAAAGCCAAGTGGGAAAATGAGAAAAGCGTGATCCAGGGGCTTCGTCAGGAAAAAGAAAATATCGAGGCATATAAGCTGGAAGCGGAGCAGTTAGAAAAAGCCGGCGATTTCGGCCGCGTAGCGGAGATTCGGTATGGTAAGATTGTAGATGCCGAGAAAAAACTCGAGGATTTCAAAAAGCAACTGGACGAGATCCAGGGATCAGATTCATTGCTGAAAGAAGTGGTCGATAGCGAGGATATCGCGGAAGTCGTGGCGAAGTGGACAGGAGTACCTGTTTCCAAAATGTTGCAAAGTGATCGTGAGAAACTCCTGCAATTGGAGGATGAACTTGGCAAACGTGTCGCCGGACAAAAAGAGGCAATCGTAGCAGTTTCGGATGCGGTACGCAGAAGTCGTGCTGGATTACATGATCCTAAACGACCGATTGGATCCTTTATCTTCCTGGGCACAACTGGTGTAGGAAAAACGGAGTTGGCCAAGGCCCTGGCAGATTACCTCTTCAATGATGAGAATGCCATGGTTCGTATTGATATGTCCGAGTATCAGGAAAGACATGCTGTCAGCCGATTAATTGGAGCGCCTCCTGGTTATGTCGGTTATGATGAGGGCGGACAATTAACCGAAGCAGTTCGAAGAAAGCCTTACAGTGTTATTTTGTTGGATGAGATTGAGAAGGCACATCCGGACGTTTTCAATATCCTGTTGCAGGTACTGGATGATGGTCGCCTGACGGATAATAAGGGACGTCTGGCCAATTTCAAGAATACGATCATCATCATGACCACCAATATCGGTTCGCACGTGATCCAGGAGAACTTCAATAAGATGGAGGATTGGAACAAGGACGAAGTGGTTGAGGATACTAAAAATGCCGTATTCGATCTGTTGAAACAGTCAGTAAGGCCCGAGTTTCTGAACCGGATCGATGAAACGATCATGTTCCAACCTTTGAGTACGGAAGATCTTTTGAAAATTGTGGGCATCCAATTCAAATTGATCCAGAAACGTTTGGCTGAAAATGGCATCAAGATCGAAGCAGATGACAAGGCATTGGCACATATTGGCAAGGCAGGCTTTGATCCGCAGTTTGGAGCTCGTCCCTTGAAAAGGCTGCTCCAACGGGAAATTCTAAATGAGTTGTCCAAGGAGATACTGGCTGGAAAAATTGCCAAGGATTCTTTGATCGGGATCACGTTGAATGATGATCAGCTGATCGAGTTCATTAATTTGGATGAGGTAGAACTTTCAACTGATTCGTCTGATAGTTAA
- a CDS encoding nuclear transport factor 2 family protein: METQVMTMTTEEIAEKLVSLSREGKFEQIHQELFSPEIISVEPTKEGGWEVEKGFDGLKKKAEQWHGMVEEMIGGEISDPIVAGNHFSCTWKTKVRFKGAPEAVAMDEVAVYEVKNGKVVLEQFFYTPF; this comes from the coding sequence ATGGAAACACAAGTAATGACCATGACTACTGAAGAAATCGCAGAAAAGCTCGTTAGCCTGTCAAGAGAAGGAAAATTTGAGCAAATTCATCAGGAACTTTTTTCGCCTGAGATTATCAGCGTAGAGCCCACCAAAGAAGGTGGCTGGGAAGTTGAAAAAGGATTTGACGGACTGAAAAAGAAAGCCGAACAGTGGCATGGTATGGTGGAAGAAATGATCGGTGGAGAAATCTCCGATCCTATTGTTGCTGGCAATCACTTTAGCTGTACCTGGAAGACCAAAGTCCGATTTAAAGGAGCGCCTGAAGCGGTTGCTATGGATGAGGTAGCGGTTTATGAAGTGAAAAATGGCAAGGTTGTACTAGAGCAGTTCTTTTATACGCCTTTTTGA
- a CDS encoding purine nucleoside permease, which produces MKKILTFFIPIILITACSQPKGAPAPIKIKVVVVTMFEQGEDEGDNPGEFQFWVERFPLAETLPFPSGYRNLRYNAKKGVLGMVTGIGTAKSAASIMALGSDSRFDLTEAYWLVAGISGVDPNDASVGSAAWAEWLIDGDLSHEIDAREVPEDWPTGYIPLRLAEPYEQPVPANNEGAIYHLNPELTDWAYELTRGLDLGDNEVIQNFRALYKGYPNAQKPPFVMKGAQLAAMTYWHGEKLTQWANDWVNYWSEGQANFVTSAMEDTGTLQSLTFLSNAGKVNLDRVMVLRTASNYTMQYPSITAAESLSGEKLSNQGYTAYIPSLNSAYLVGSTVVNEIVENWEEFQNKY; this is translated from the coding sequence ATGAAGAAAATACTAACCTTTTTTATTCCTATTATCCTCATTACTGCCTGTTCACAGCCTAAGGGAGCGCCGGCTCCTATCAAAATCAAGGTAGTAGTCGTGACTATGTTCGAACAAGGAGAAGATGAAGGGGATAATCCTGGCGAATTTCAGTTCTGGGTAGAGCGATTTCCACTCGCAGAAACACTACCCTTTCCATCGGGATATCGAAACCTGAGATACAATGCTAAAAAAGGAGTATTAGGAATGGTTACAGGAATCGGAACGGCAAAAAGTGCCGCATCCATCATGGCTTTAGGAAGTGATTCAAGATTTGATTTGACGGAAGCCTATTGGCTGGTCGCGGGCATTTCAGGGGTCGACCCGAATGATGCTTCGGTTGGTTCTGCGGCCTGGGCTGAATGGTTGATTGATGGAGATCTTTCTCATGAAATTGACGCTAGAGAAGTGCCGGAAGATTGGCCGACAGGCTACATACCTTTGCGATTAGCTGAACCCTATGAACAACCTGTACCTGCGAATAATGAAGGAGCGATCTATCACCTCAACCCAGAATTGACCGATTGGGCTTATGAGTTGACCAGGGGTCTGGACCTGGGAGATAATGAAGTCATTCAAAACTTTAGGGCGCTGTATAAAGGCTATCCTAATGCGCAAAAACCTCCGTTCGTGATGAAAGGAGCTCAACTCGCGGCAATGACTTACTGGCATGGCGAAAAGTTGACGCAATGGGCAAATGATTGGGTGAATTACTGGAGTGAAGGCCAGGCCAATTTTGTGACTTCCGCCATGGAAGATACAGGCACTTTACAATCTTTAACCTTCCTGTCAAATGCAGGAAAGGTAAACCTGGATCGCGTGATGGTCTTACGAACTGCCAGCAATTACACCATGCAATATCCCAGTATCACAGCTGCTGAAAGCCTCAGTGGCGAAAAACTCAGCAATCAAGGTTACACCGCCTATATCCCATCTCTCAATTCTGCCTATCTGGTAGGCAGCACAGTCGTCAATGAGATTGTGGAGAATTGGGAGGAGTTTCAAAATAAGTATTAG
- a CDS encoding NCS2 family permease translates to MLNRLFHLTANQTTLRQETIAGLTTFSTLAYIIFVNPAVLSKTGMDFESALIATCLAGAIGSLLSGLLSNYPFAQAPGMGLNAFFVYTVVFQAGYTWQGGLAIVFISGVIFILLTLTGIRSGILNSFPKCVLQAIPVGIGLFITLIGLNNAGIITFNQGPIIDIILSTDVFDPQAMINSVNNAPPQIIQLGDVSSPEVLLSIVGLVLMSVLVSRNMNGAILISIIVITVLSLIFGITQLPEKLAATDLSLKPTFFQLDFGAALKTGGGASTFSIILEFVTILLAFTMVDFFDTLGTLYGTAEKGGFLNKEGKLPRMKQALLADAIATTSGALLGTATTTTYIESGSGIAAGGKTGLTAVIVALLFLSCIFLAPLAGVIPTSATAPALIMVGVFMMGSIKKINLEDMKEAIPAFLTIVLIPLTYSIASGIGAGLIFYTIICLFTGKARELNPILIIIALLFIIKFAVV, encoded by the coding sequence ATGCTTAACCGACTCTTCCACCTAACCGCTAATCAAACAACACTCAGGCAGGAAACCATTGCAGGGCTGACGACATTTTCAACATTGGCATACATCATTTTCGTCAATCCGGCAGTACTGTCCAAGACTGGAATGGACTTTGAAAGCGCGTTGATCGCCACCTGTCTGGCCGGAGCTATTGGTTCGCTGCTCTCAGGGCTGCTGTCCAATTATCCGTTTGCACAAGCCCCAGGTATGGGTTTGAATGCTTTTTTCGTTTATACAGTGGTATTTCAAGCCGGATATACCTGGCAGGGAGGTTTAGCCATTGTATTCATATCGGGTGTCATTTTCATCCTTTTGACATTAACTGGTATTCGGTCAGGCATTCTCAATAGTTTTCCAAAATGTGTATTGCAGGCCATTCCAGTGGGTATTGGCTTATTCATTACTTTGATTGGCTTAAATAATGCTGGCATCATTACCTTCAATCAGGGGCCGATCATCGATATCATCCTGTCCACAGATGTATTTGATCCACAGGCGATGATCAATAGTGTCAACAATGCACCTCCTCAGATCATTCAGTTGGGGGATGTGAGTTCACCCGAGGTGTTGTTGTCAATTGTTGGACTGGTGCTGATGTCCGTTTTGGTATCCCGAAATATGAACGGAGCCATTTTAATTAGCATAATCGTCATAACAGTTCTAAGCTTAATATTTGGGATCACACAATTACCGGAGAAACTAGCTGCCACAGATCTTTCTTTGAAACCAACTTTTTTTCAGCTGGATTTTGGAGCAGCACTTAAGACTGGGGGTGGAGCTTCCACCTTTTCAATCATCCTGGAATTTGTCACGATTCTGTTGGCCTTTACCATGGTTGATTTTTTTGATACCCTGGGAACACTTTACGGTACCGCAGAGAAAGGAGGGTTTTTGAACAAAGAAGGGAAATTGCCACGCATGAAACAGGCACTATTAGCGGATGCCATTGCCACTACTTCAGGAGCCTTATTGGGAACAGCGACTACCACTACGTACATTGAAAGTGGTTCCGGGATAGCTGCAGGAGGTAAAACCGGGCTTACTGCGGTAATTGTAGCGCTCTTGTTTTTGAGTTGCATCTTTCTGGCACCTCTCGCAGGCGTCATTCCTACCAGTGCGACGGCACCTGCCCTGATCATGGTAGGCGTGTTTATGATGGGCTCTATCAAGAAGATCAATCTGGAGGACATGAAAGAAGCGATCCCAGCCTTCCTGACCATTGTCTTGATCCCGCTGACCTATAGCATTGCCAGCGGCATAGGAGCTGGTCTTATATTCTACACAATCATTTGTCTTTTTACAGGCAAGGCGCGGGAATTGAATCCGATTTTGATCATCATTGCGCTCCTTTTCATTATCAAGTTCGCCGTGGTTTAG
- a CDS encoding class I SAM-dependent methyltransferase has translation MDDIPSNSKVLILGGGTGKILPHLKECRVVYVEKSGKMLDRASKKSAMDSVEFVNVDFLDWKINQQFDLVICPFFLDVFTSKNLSLVVEKIAALTAEGGTLIITDFQDTGRPYHQMMLLVMHVFFRIFSNLESRKLGDIENAVLRSGYEMISRRTFHKELVFSAVYQRQ, from the coding sequence TTGGATGATATTCCTTCCAATTCGAAAGTCTTGATATTAGGTGGGGGAACTGGTAAGATATTACCACACCTAAAAGAGTGCCGTGTCGTGTATGTAGAAAAGTCAGGTAAGATGCTTGACCGTGCTTCGAAAAAGTCTGCTATGGACAGTGTAGAATTCGTTAACGTCGATTTCTTAGATTGGAAAATCAACCAGCAGTTTGACTTGGTAATTTGCCCGTTTTTTCTGGATGTATTTACATCAAAGAACCTCAGTCTGGTGGTTGAAAAAATTGCTGCTTTGACTGCTGAAGGAGGTACATTGATCATCACAGACTTTCAGGATACCGGCAGACCTTATCATCAAATGATGCTTCTGGTGATGCATGTATTTTTCCGCATCTTTTCCAACTTGGAAAGTAGAAAACTAGGTGATATTGAAAACGCGGTGCTTCGTAGCGGCTATGAAATGATTTCAAGGAGAACCTTTCACAAGGAATTGGTATTTTCCGCAGTTTATCAGCGTCAATAG
- the atpG gene encoding ATP synthase F1 subunit gamma, with protein MANLKEVKGRIQSVTSTQQITKAMKMVAAAKLRRAQDRILQMRPYSQRLSTIIQNVSKASENDDIPNPYGEERSVNNVLFVVVTSDRGLCGAFNSNVFKYTRSIISEKYSYLERSGNIHVMPIGKRSHDYFTKRKFKVVGDYHGLFGDLSFENAREAAQHAMDGFLGEKYDRVILIFNEFKNVATQILRSEQLLPILPPEPEVEKVEAKPAKEGEKKKLKPVVDYLFEPSKEVIFEEIIPNSLKVQFYKAVLESNASEHGARMTAMDQATDNAGELLKELKLTYNRTRQAAITKEILEIVGGAEALSQGS; from the coding sequence ATGGCGAATCTTAAGGAAGTAAAAGGAAGAATTCAATCTGTAACCTCGACACAGCAGATCACCAAAGCCATGAAAATGGTAGCGGCTGCAAAATTGAGGAGAGCACAGGATCGTATCCTACAGATGCGACCTTACTCTCAGCGATTGTCGACGATCATTCAAAATGTTTCTAAGGCTTCCGAAAACGACGATATTCCTAATCCATATGGAGAGGAAAGATCAGTCAACAATGTATTGTTCGTAGTAGTGACTTCTGATCGGGGACTATGCGGCGCGTTCAACAGTAATGTGTTCAAGTACACTCGTTCAATCATTAGCGAGAAATACAGCTACTTGGAGCGTTCAGGGAACATTCACGTAATGCCTATTGGAAAGCGATCTCACGATTACTTTACCAAACGCAAGTTCAAGGTAGTTGGAGATTACCACGGCCTTTTTGGAGACCTGTCTTTCGAGAATGCTCGTGAGGCGGCACAGCATGCCATGGATGGCTTTTTGGGTGAAAAGTATGATCGTGTCATCCTTATCTTCAATGAGTTCAAAAACGTGGCAACTCAGATTCTGAGAAGTGAGCAATTGCTGCCGATTTTGCCTCCTGAACCGGAAGTAGAAAAGGTAGAAGCGAAACCTGCGAAAGAAGGAGAGAAAAAGAAACTGAAGCCAGTGGTGGATTATCTTTTTGAGCCTTCAAAAGAAGTGATCTTCGAAGAGATCATTCCGAATTCTTTAAAAGTGCAGTTCTATAAGGCCGTGTTGGAGTCCAATGCTTCTGAGCATGGTGCACGAATGACGGCCATGGATCAGGCAACGGATAACGCAGGTGAGCTTTTGAAAGAATTGAAGCTGACTTACAACCGAACACGACAAGCAGCGATTACCAAGGAGATCCTGGAAATTGTTGGTGGTGCAGAGGCACTAAGTCAAGGAAGCTAA
- the atpA gene encoding F0F1 ATP synthase subunit alpha, which translates to MAEVRPDEVSAILREQLSGHKTEAELEEVGTVLQVGDGVARIYGLSKAQAGELLEFENGLNALVLNLEEDNVGAVLLGDSSDVKEGDSVKRTGRIGSVKVGDGMCGRVVDTLANPIDGKGDFEGELYEMPIERKAPGVIYREPVSEPLQTGIKAIDSMIPVGRGQRELIIGDRQTGKTAVAIDTIINQKEFYDRGEPVYCIYVAVGQKASTVAGIVSTLEKAGALPYTVIVAASASDPAPMQFFAPFTGAAIGEYFRDTGRPALVVYDDLSKQAVSYREVSLLLRRPPGREAYPGDVFYLHSRLLERAAKVINNDEIAAQMNDLPESLKDKVKGGGSLTALPIIETQAGDVSAYIPTNVISITDGQIFLETNLFNSGIRPAINVGISVSRVGGSAQIKSMKKVAGTLKLDQAQFRELEAFAKFGSDLDAATQRTIDRGRRNQEILKQPQYSPSPVEQQVAIIYVSTKGFLDKVPENKVKEFENEFISTLTTQHPETLEMLKDKKKFGDAYGKLEEIAKDLASRYN; encoded by the coding sequence ATGGCAGAAGTTAGACCTGACGAAGTATCAGCAATATTGAGGGAGCAACTCTCAGGCCACAAAACAGAAGCAGAACTCGAAGAAGTAGGAACAGTGCTGCAAGTAGGTGATGGTGTTGCTCGTATTTACGGACTTTCAAAAGCACAAGCTGGAGAACTTCTTGAGTTCGAAAACGGATTGAATGCATTGGTACTGAACCTCGAAGAGGACAATGTAGGAGCTGTACTACTGGGTGATTCCAGCGATGTAAAAGAGGGGGACAGTGTGAAAAGAACTGGCCGAATTGGTTCGGTGAAAGTAGGTGATGGCATGTGCGGCCGTGTGGTTGATACCCTGGCTAACCCTATCGATGGTAAAGGTGATTTCGAAGGCGAACTTTATGAAATGCCTATCGAAAGAAAAGCCCCGGGCGTAATCTACCGGGAGCCAGTATCTGAGCCGTTGCAAACAGGTATCAAAGCGATTGACTCCATGATCCCTGTAGGAAGAGGTCAAAGAGAGCTGATCATTGGTGACCGTCAGACAGGTAAAACTGCCGTGGCGATTGATACCATCATCAACCAAAAAGAATTTTACGACAGAGGCGAGCCTGTATACTGTATCTACGTTGCTGTAGGACAGAAGGCAAGTACGGTTGCGGGTATTGTTTCTACGCTTGAGAAAGCCGGAGCTCTTCCTTACACGGTAATTGTTGCCGCTTCCGCTTCAGATCCTGCTCCAATGCAATTCTTTGCTCCATTTACCGGAGCTGCTATCGGAGAGTACTTCCGAGATACAGGACGTCCTGCTTTGGTAGTATATGATGACTTGTCTAAGCAGGCGGTTTCTTACCGTGAGGTATCTCTTCTGCTAAGAAGACCTCCGGGACGTGAGGCTTACCCTGGTGACGTATTCTACTTGCACTCGCGTTTGTTGGAGCGTGCTGCGAAAGTGATCAACAATGATGAGATCGCTGCACAGATGAATGACCTTCCTGAAAGCCTGAAAGACAAAGTGAAAGGTGGAGGATCATTGACAGCCCTTCCGATCATTGAAACACAAGCGGGTGACGTATCTGCTTATATTCCTACAAACGTGATCTCCATTACGGATGGTCAGATCTTCCTGGAAACGAACTTGTTTAACTCAGGTATCCGACCAGCGATCAACGTAGGTATCTCTGTATCACGTGTAGGAGGTAGCGCGCAGATCAAATCCATGAAGAAAGTAGCTGGTACTTTGAAACTGGATCAGGCACAATTCCGCGAATTGGAAGCTTTTGCCAAGTTCGGTTCTGACCTGGATGCAGCGACGCAGCGTACCATCGATAGGGGTAGAAGAAACCAGGAAATCCTGAAGCAGCCTCAATACTCTCCATCTCCAGTAGAGCAACAAGTAGCAATCATCTACGTGTCTACAAAAGGATTCCTGGATAAAGTACCTGAGAACAAAGTGAAAGAATTCGAAAATGAATTTATCTCTACTTTGACTACTCAGCATCCTGAGACTTTGGAAATGTTGAAAGACAAAAAGAAGTTCGGAGATGCATACGGAAAATTAGAAGAGATCGCCAAAGACTTGGCTTCTCGATATAACTGA